A single region of the Podospora pseudopauciseta strain CBS 411.78 chromosome 1, whole genome shotgun sequence genome encodes:
- a CDS encoding hypothetical protein (COG:D; MEROPS:MER0215799; EggNog:ENOG503Q3MF), which translates to MVRELPREIDSCIGSYTHLRDFPRQDEALHMLKRIASVVKPIMRARHWKVGQLCEFYPDQYNLLGLNYNRGQRILLRLRYAGDRNQFLPFEQVMDTMLHELSHIIHGPHDQVFHALWNQLREELEGLFMKGYTGEGFLSKGHKLGGQVPYSEIQRITRIEAERRKAEKEASKKGAGHKLGGSKPAPGRNIRKIIADTVERRNRTDKGCGNENRNEEEIRQISETWRRNGFKTQAEEDAANEAAIAQALWELVQEDEKRKYGSSYVPPTAENPYGNGGGTLINGEGSSSNTYRPPQRPNSYYPPQQQPNTTTTTYPPPSSRSRPTSTPVSKGTITEYYSPQPAPRPPVIGDGFAGGPTYYPPPHQPARPPPPVPLTTRPPPPPPAATPIIRTVSPPPLSDKDAYWECPRCTYHNSLQRPQNCEMCAAPGPALDPSSSRPPRPQQQQEVVDLTSSSSPPLPPRKRHTSRSNPPEQPNPRRSSRNPFRNSTSASSSTTTITKRNSSSAPSKPQPSYWGCSYCGNRMESQWWTCNVCGKMKDKS; encoded by the exons ATGGTTCGCGAACTCCCCAGGGAGATAGATTCCTGCATCGGCTCTTATACCCATCTTCGTGACTTTCCCCGCCAAGATGAAGCCCTCCACATGCTCAAGCGGATCGCCTCCGTTGTCAAGCCCATAATGAGAGCTCGACACTGGAAAGTAGGGCAACTATGCGAGTTTTACCCAGATCAGTacaacctcctcggcctaAACTACAACAGGGGGCAGCGAATCCTCCTCCGACTTCGATATGCCGGAGACAGGAATCAATTCTTGCCTTTTGAGCAAGTCATGGACACCATGCTTCACGAACTCTCTCACATCATCCACGGCCCCCACGACCAGGTCTTTCATGCACTATGGAACCAGCTCAGAGAAGAACTGGAGGGTCTGTTTATGAAGGGTTACACAGGCGAGGGTTTCCTATCCAAGGGCCACAAGCTGGGCGGCCAAGTGCCATATTCCGAAATCCAACGCATAACTCGCATTGAAGCCGAAAGACGCAAGGCAGAAAAGGAAGCAAGCAAAAAGGGGGCCGGTCACAAACTAGGCGGCTCAAAGCCAGCCCCAGGTCGGAACATCAGGAAAATCATCGCCGATACTGTCGAGCGACGAAACCGCACCGACAAGGGTTGTGGAAACGAGAACCGCAACGAGGAGGAAATCCGCCAAATATCCGAGACCTGGAGGCGAAACGGCTTCAAGACCCAAGCCGAGGAAGACGCAGCCAACGAAGCAGCCATTGCCCAAGCCCTCTGGGAACTCGTCCAAGAAGACGAAAAGCGGAAATACGGCAGCTCTTACGTTCCACCTACAGCTGAAAATCCATACGGCAACGGCGGAGGAACTCTCATCAACGGCGAAGGCTCAAGCAGCAACACTTACCGCCCGCCACAACGACCAAACAGCTACTatccaccacaacaacaaccaaacaccaccaccaccacctaccccccaccctcttcccGCTCCCgtccaacctcaaccccagTATCCAAAGGCACAATAACAGAGTACTActccccccaaccagccCCCCGTCCCCCAGTAATCGGCGACGGATTCGCCGGTGGCCCGACATACtacccacccccccaccaacccgccagaccaccaccgccagttCCCCTCACAACCCGgcca ccaccaccaccaccagcagctaCCCCAATCATCCGAACcgtctccccccctcctctctccgACAAAGATGCCTACTGGGAGTGTCCAAGATGTACCTACCACAACTCCCTCCAGCGCCCCCAAAACTGCGAGATGTGCGCTGCTCCCGGCCCGGCTCTTgatccttcctcttccagaCCACCCcgaccacaacagcaacaagaagTAGTagacctcacctcctcctccagcccgcccctcccaccccgcaAGAGACACACGTCGCGCAGCAACCCCCCCGAGCAGCCAAACCCGcgaaggagcagcaggaaCCCGTTTAGGAATAGCACATCCGCTTCGAGCAGTAcgaccaccatcaccaaaaggAACTCGAGTTCGGCGCCATCAAAACCTCAACCGTCATATTGGGGGTGTTCGTACTGCGGGAACAGGATGGAAAGCCAGTGGTGGACTTGCAATGTCTGCGGGAAGATGAAGGATAAATCCTAA
- a CDS encoding hypothetical protein (EggNog:ENOG503NWNE; COG:C) — MPHTIQGKTIGNIGFGLMGLTWRPQPATNQEAIAAIREAVLNNMTYLNGGEFYGPPTHNSLTLLKAYYAQYPQDKDKILLNIKGCITPSFEVDSSPAGVAESVARSVEQIGGKGLIDQFEPARRDPKVEIEDTVAALQREVEKGNIRGISLSEVSAATIRRAAKVAKIESVEVELSLWQTEPLENGVLEACAELGIVVLAYSPLGRGMLTGQIKGWEDIPEGDYRRGLPRFQPEVFGKNMELVKEVQRLAERKGLTAAQIAINWVLALSRRPGMPVIIPIPGASKPERVRENAVEVELSEEDMREIETVLKTFEVVGERYNEHGMKMLGDEY, encoded by the coding sequence ATGCCCCACACAATCCAAGGCAAAACCATCGGCAACATCGGCTTCGGCCTCATGGGCCTGACCTGGCGcccccagccagccaccaaccaagaagccatcgccgccatccgCGAAGCCGTCCTCAACAACATGACCTACCTCAACGGCGGCGAATTCTACGGCCCCCCCACCCacaactccctcaccctcctcaaggcCTACTACGCCCAATACCCCcaggacaaggacaagatcctcctcaacatcaaaggctgcatcaccccctcctttgAAGTCGACAGCTCCCCCGCCGGCGTCGCCGAATCAGTCGCGCGCTCTGTCGAGCAGATTGGTGGCAAGGGGCTAATCGATCAGTTCGAGCCAGCGAGAAGAGATCCCAAGGTTGAGATCGAGGACACGGTGGCTGCGCtgcagagggaggtggaaaaggggaataTCCGTGGAATTTCCCTTAGTGAGGTCAGCGCCGCGACGATCAGACGCGCGGCAAAGGTGGCAAAGATTGAGAGTGTGGAGGTTGAGTTGAGCTTGTGGCAGACGGAGCCGTTGGAGAATGGGGTTCTGGAGGCGTGCGCGGAGTTGGGGATTGTGGTTTTGGCTTATAGCcctttggggagggggatgttgacTGGCCAGAtcaaggggtgggaggatatCCCTGAGGGTGACTACCGGCGGGGACTGCCGAGGTTTCAGCCGGAGGTGTTTGGGAAGAACATGGAACTGGTCAAGGAGGTGCAgaggttggcggagaggaagggtTTGACGGCGGCGCAGATTGCGATTAACTGGGTGCTGGCTCTGTCGAGGAGGCCGGGGATGCCGGTGATTATCCCTATTCCGGGGGCGTCGAAGccggagagggtgagggagaatgcggtggaggtggagttGAGCGAGGAGGATATGAGGGAGATTGAGACGGTGCTGAAGACttttgaggtggtgggggagaggtatAATGAGCATGGGATGAAGATGTTGGGGGATGAGTATTAG
- the CSH3 gene encoding Protein csh3 (COG:S; EggNog:ENOG503P2BZ) — MKLDPNKTTMSQNYRGSGSFATFLIIGPVCFFLGILFASFPYDFPLLWSPNPITPLHISQIETHLRFMHAAPPLISRLLHMIIAVGFLGFFTKLYRAAESNFLFDGGSLLLYLIAAGVYITNVVTPMNALAEQLEGEGGEKFAVHNGPLTGEVELTREESLRVLSASHTILAFVLVGVLVLQAGQWYAEKREREDYAAWVARGEPVEVMDSDEEQEKEEERGEGKKDV; from the exons ATGAAACTCGATCCCAATAAAACCACCATGTCCCAAAACTACCGCGGCTCCGGCTCCTTCGCGACCTTTCTCATCATAGGCC CGGTCTGCTTCTTTTTAGGAATCCTCttcgcctccttcccctacgacttccccctcctctggtcccccaaccccatcacccccctccacatcTCCCAGATCGAAACCCACCTCCGCTTCATGCACGCCGCCCCCCCTTTGatctcccgcctcctccacatgATCATCGCCGTCGGCTTCCTCGGTTTTTTCACCAAGCTCTACCGCGCCGCCGAGTCCAACTTTTTGTTTGATGGCGGCTCCCTGTTGCTCTATCTCATCGCTGCGGGGGTGTACATCACCAACGTAGTCACGCCGATGAATGCGCTCGCCGAGCAGCTagagggtgagggcggaGAGAAGTTTGCTGTTCACAACGGACCGCtgacgggggaggtggagctgacgagggaggagagcttGAGGGTGCTGAGCGCGAGTCATACTATTTTGGCGTTTGTGCtggtgggggtgttggtgctACAGGCGGGGCAGTGGTATGcagagaagagggagagggaggattATGCGGCGTGGGTGGCGAGGGGGGAGCCGGTCGAGGTGATGGATTCGGatgaggagcaggagaaggaggaggagaggggggaggggaagaaggatgtTTGA